The Bradyrhizobium sp. CCBAU 051011 DNA segment TTTCGCGAAAGAACGCGATGGCGCGAGATGCAGCGCGAACGCATCGACCTTGTCACTGGCGCGCGGATAAATCTCGCTGACGATCGGATCGTGGCCGGGAATGAAACGGTCGGGATGGCCGGCCAGCCGCTCGACGGTCTCCCAGCCCTGCGCCATGTCACCGACATTGTAGACGATCGGAAACGGGCTGCGCTTGTGCAGATTGGCGTAGTAATGCGCCGCGTCCGACGCCAGCACCACCGGTCCGCGCGCGGTTTCCACCCGCACCACCTGCAACCCGTCGGAATGGCCGCCGACGCGATGCACCGTCACGCCGGGCGCGATCTCGCCATCGCCGGAATGAAAGGTGACGCGCTCGCCATAGACATGACGCACCATGGTCGTGACGTGCTCGACCGAAAACGGATGCCGCAGCATGCCGTTGCACATGCAGCGCCCCGTCGCGTAGCTCATCTCGCGCTCCTGCAGATGAAACCGCGCGTTCGGAAAGCGATCGAGATTGCCGGCATGGTCGTAGTGCAAATGGGTGACGATCACGTCGCGGATCGCGTCGGCGGCGACGCCAAAGCCCGCCAGCGCGTCGACCGGATTGAGCGTAAGCTTGCGCGCACGTGCCTTGGCTTCTTCGGCATTGAAGCCGGTATCGACCAGGATGTCGCGGCCGCCCCCTCGGATCAGCCAGACGAAATAATCGAGATCCTGCGCCGTGGTCTCGTGCGGATCGGGGACCAGAAAATTCAAACGGGGCGTGCGCGGCGACATCGTCGCGTAGCGCAGTGCGTAGATTTCGTAGGCATTTCCCATCGGTGTCGCTTTTTCTTTTGTTGTGAACTTGGCCGATGCGGCAGCAAGCCATCGTCATCCGCAAAGGTCAAACGCAGCGCGCGAATGACGACCGGGTAACAATTGCAGAGCTATGTGAGAGGGATCACATTACCATCGGCGGTTGCCAACCCCACGGGCTCCTCGCAATTCCAGAGCAGCAGCAATCAACGCGACCGGCCGCGACATACCGGACGCCCCGCCTTCGCGGGCCACGACCGCGATATCCAGACGCAGCCGGCTATCGGCGAAAGGATGGCCAAACGGATCGGGAACCTATTGCACGAACCCGATCACGCCTTTGGGTGTTGCCGCCGTTCAACAGTGTTAACTCCGCTTCATTCGCGACGTGCGGTCGCGGTTAATTGTCGCAATTAGTGACGATATCGCAAGCGGTTGACGGGCAGTGCACGCGGTTTGATAATGCAGGGAGCGTAGAGTATGGTCGCCGCGGCGCAAGCTGGTATCGGCGCCATTTTGGCTGGATTGCCGTCAATATGAAAACCCGCCTTGTATTGTTTTTCTCCCTGTTTTTTGCGGTGGCGTCGGTCGCCCCGTCGTTCGCAGCCGGCGAACGTTATGCGCTGGTGATCGGCAACGCGAAATATCCGGACGCCGAGGCGCCGCTCAAGGAGCCGATCAACGATGCGCGCGACATCGCCGAGGAGCTGAAGCGCGACGGCTTCAATGTCGATATCGGCGAGAACCTGACCGGCGAGCAGATGCGCCGCGCCTTCGAGCGCCTGTACGCCAAGATCAAGCCGGGCTCGGTCGCACTGATCTTCTTCTCCGGCTTTGGCGTGCAATCGAGCCGCCAGAGCTACATGATCCCGGTCGACGCGCAGATCTGGACCGAGCCCGACGTTCGCCGCGACGGTTTCAGCCTCGAGACCGTGCTCGGCGAGATCAACAGTCGCGGCGCCGGGGTCAAGATCGCGCTGATCGACGCCTCCAGGCGCAATCCGTTCGAGCGCCGGTTTCGTAGTTTTTCCGCCGGCCTTGCGCCGGTGATTGCGCCGAACGGCACGCTGGTGATGTATTCGGCCGCGCTCTCGTCGGTCGTTTCCGACAATGGCAGCGACCGCAGCCTGTTTGTGAAAGAGCTACTGAAGGAAATCCGCACCCCCGATCTGATGGCGGAAGAAACGCTGAACCGCACCCGCGTCGGCGTCACCCGCGCCTCGCGCCAGGAGCAGGTGCCGTGGATCTCGTCGTCGCTGGCGGAAGATTTCTCCTTTATCCCGAGCGGTACCGGTCCGCGGCCGGCCAGTCCGCCGCCAGCTCCGGTGGCCGCAGCGCCACCTCCACCTCCCGCACCCGCCCCCGCTCCGCCTCCGCCGGCTCCCGCACCTGCCACGCCCCAGGTGGCCGCGCCTGCGCCGCCGCCCGCACCACCTCCTCCGGCGCCGACGAAACCGGTTGAAGCCGCGATTCCGCCGCCTCCGCCACCGGCCAAGCCGGTCGAGAGCCCCAGCCCGACCGTGCTCGCGCTGGCCGACGACCCGACGATCAAGAGCCTGACCACCAAGCTCAATGACAATCCGGACGACGCTGCCGCGCTATACCGGCGCGGGCAGGTCTATGCCAGCAAGGGCGCCTACGAACTCGCCATCAAGGACTTCAACAATTCGCTGCGGCTGAACCCGAAGGATGTGGAAGCCTACAACAACCGCTGCTGGGCGCGCACGGTGATCGGTGACCTGCAAGCGGCCCTGAAGGATTGCAACGAAGCGCTGCGGCTGCGGCCGAATTTCGTCGACGCGCTCGACAGCCGCGGTCTCGTCAACCTGAAGAGCGGCCAGAACAAGAATGCAATCGCTGATTTCGACGCCGCTCTCAAGATCAACCCGAGATTGACCTCGTCGCTGTACGGCCGCGGCCTTGCCAAGAAGCGCAACGGCTCGATTTCGGAAGGCGATCTCGACATTAACAATGCGAAGGCGATGGACCCCAATATCGTCAAGGAATTCGCTGATTACGGGGTGCAGTGACGATTTTTTTAAGTGAAGGCTGTCGGCCACTCGAACCCTGTGGCCGGCGCAAAGACTAAAGCATAGCAGCCGGCCGCAATCGGGCTCGGCAGCTCATTTGGACGATATTGGAACCGCGTGGGAAGCCCGCAGGAGGGGACAGCAATGGCGAATTTCTCAGCAACGAAAACCCTAACCGCAATCGTCTCGGTTGCGGCGCTCGGCACCGCCGTTTGCTTGAGTGCGGGAACTGCCCTGGCACAGGATAAGAACGTCACCGAGGATCAGATCGTCCGCGCACTGGCGCCCGAAAAGAAGCCGCTCACCCGTGGCCTCTCGGTCGGACCGCAAACGACCGTCGATCCGACCGTATCCGCCGCCGAAAGCAAATTCGTGCAGAAGATCCGCGGCCGCTCCACGCGTTCGCTCTCGACCGCCGAGCGCGAGGAAATCGCCGCCATCGTCAAGGACAAGCCGAAGATCGATCTTGAGATCAATTTCGACTACAACTCGGCCGACATCAGCGCGAAGTCGCTGCCGTCGGTGCAGGCGCTCGGCCGCGCCCTCACGAACAATGACCTCAAGGGCTCGACCTTCGTGGTCGCGGGCCACACCGATGCGGCAGGCGGCGAGGCCTACAATCAGGACCTCAGCGAACGCCGCGCCGACTCGATCAAGCGCTATCTCGTCGACAAATATGGCATCAACGGCACCGATCTCGTCACCGTCGGATATGGCAAGAGCAAGCTCAAGGATCCGGGCCAGCCGTTGGCGGAAGTGAACCGCCGCGTCCAGGTCGTCAACATGGAAAACAAGGCCACGGCGTCGGCCAAGTAAGGGCGTGGCGTCGAGCAATAGTTTCCGGCTACAATACGTCCCGCAGCCCCCCGTGCGGGACGTATTCGTTTTGGGCGCCATTGCAGGCCTTCGGCCGGCTCAATGTGCCTGTTTAAATTTGACTTTCAGTCTGGATTGATGCGGCGATGAAATTCTCCGAATACCTCAAACCTGCGCTCGGAACGGCCTTCGTTGCCGTTGTGGCCGTTGGTTATTACTGGTTCGAGCACCGTCCTCGTGCCGAACCAAAGGACACGCCGGGCCAGGCGCTGGTGATCGTGACCAAATCCACCAATGCCTGCTTCTCCGACATGGTCCGCGTTACCGGCTTCATCGTGCCGCGCCGCGAGGCTCAGGTCGGCGTCGATCAGGAAGGCTCCCGGGTCACCGATCTGTTCGTCAAGGAAGGCGATACGGTCACCGAAAACCAGGAGATGGCGCGCCTCACTGCCCCGCCGCAAATGCCAGGCGCCCCCGCCGGCCGGCCCGGACCGGTCTCGCTTCGCGCGCCGGCGGCCGGCCTTGTTACCGAGGCCCGGACCGCGATCGGCGCGCCGGCTTCGCCCCAGGCGGGTCCGATGTTCCGCATTTCCGTGAACAATGAAATCGAGCTCGAAGCCGAAGTGCCGAGCGTTCATCTGCTCAAGCTCAATCCGGGTGCCACGGTGCGCATCAGTCGTGACGACGCGCCCGATGTCGTCGGCAAGGTCCGGCAGATCTCGCCGCAGATCGATCGCACCACCCAGCTCGGCAAGGTGCGGATTTCGCTCAACAACAATCCCTCGCTCAAGGTCGGCATGTTTGCCCGCGCCAATATCGACGCCAAGCGCTCCTGCGGCGTCGCCGTCCCGCGCACCGCCATCGACCGCCTGACCCTGCAGGTGGTCAAGGGCAACACCATCGAGACTCGAAAGGTCCGGGTCGGCCTGACTTCCGAAACCTCAACTGAAATTCTTGAAGGCCTCGACGTCGGCGAAATCGTCGTGGCCGATGCTGGCACCTCGCTGCATGACGGGGACCAGGTCAAGACCATGTTCGCCGACGAACTCGAGCGCACGCGGGCACGCTAATGGCTTTGAACATCTCGGCTTGGTCGATCCGGAATCCGCTTCCATCGATCGTCTTTTCAATCATTCTCCTGGTCCTGGGCTGGGTCAGCTTCACCAAGCTCGCGGTGACGCGGCTGCCAAGCGCCGACATCCCCGTGATTTCGGTCGCGGTCGCGCAGTTCGGCGCGGCTCCGGCCGAGCTGGAAGCGCAGGTCACCAAGACCATCGAGGACGGCGTATCCGGCGTCGAGGGCGTGCGGCATATTTCGTCGTCGATCACCGACGGCCTCTCGGTGACCACGATCCAGTTCGCGCTGGAGACCAACACCGATCGCGCGCTGAACGACGTCAAGGATGCCGTCACCCGCGTCCGCGCCAACCTGCCGCAAAACGTCAACGAGCCGCTGATCCAGCGCGTCGACGTGATCGGCCTGCCGATCGTGACTTATGCCGCGATCTCGCCCGGCAAGACGCCGGAGCAGCTTTCCTATTTCGTCGACGACGTCGTCAAACGCGCGCTACAGGGCGTGCGAGGCGTGGCGCAAGTCGAGCGCATCGGCGGTGTCGAGCGCGAGATCCTGGTGTCGCTCGATCCCGACCGCCTGCAGGCGGCCGGCTTGACGGCGGTCAACGTCAGCCAGATCCTGCGCGGCACCAATGTCGACCTCGCCGGCGGCCGCGCCGAAATCGGCAAGAACGACCAGGCGATCCGCACACTGGCCGGCGCCAAGACGCTGAACGAACTCGCCGGCACCATGATTCCGCTGTTCGGCGGCGGCGAGGTACGGCTCGACGATCTCGGCACTGTCACCGACACCATCGCCGACCGACGGACCTTTGCCCGCTTCAACGGCGAGCCGGTGGTGGCGCTCGGCATCAAGCGCTCGAAGGGCGCCAGCGACGTGGTGGTCGCCGCCGCGGTGCAGAAGCGCATCGATGCGCTGAAGGTTGCCTATCCCGACGTCGACCTCAAGCTGATCGACACCTCGGTCGACTTCACCAAGGGCAATTACGATGCGGCGATCTCGACCTTGTTCGAGGGCGCAATCCTCGCGGTGATCGTCGTGCTGCTGTTCCTGCGCGATATCAGAGCCACCATCATCGCCGCGATCTCGCTGCCGCTGTCGATTTTCCCGGCGTTCTGGGCGATGGATCTGCTCGGCTTCTCGCTGAACCTGGTGTCCTTCCTCGCCATCACGCTGTCGACGGGCATTCTGGTCGACGACGCCATCGTCGAGATCGAGAACATCGTGCGCCACATACGCATGGGCAAATCGCCCTATCGTGCCGCGCTGGAAGCGGCCGACGAAATCGGCCTCGCCGTGATCGCGATTTCGCTGACCATCATCGCGATCTTTGCGCCCGCCAGCTTCATGTCAGGGATCGCCGGGCAGTTCTTCAAGCAGTTCGGCATCACCGTGTCGGTGCAGGTGTTCTTCTCGCTGCTTGCCGCCCGCTTCGTCACACCGGTGCTCGCCGCCTATTTTCTGAAGGATCACCCGCACGACGACCCGCCGCCTGGCCGTATCCTGCAAACCTACGCCAAACTCGTGACCTGGTCGGTGAAACACTATTTCATCACCGTCTTGATCGGCTTCGGCGTGTTCGCCGCCTCGATCTGGAGCATCACGCTGCTGCCGCAAGGCTTCCTGCCGGCGCAGGATACAGCGCGCTCGCTGCTGGCGATGGAGCTGCCGCCGGGTTCGCAGCTCGCCTACACCGAGAAGGTGACGGAAGAAATCGTGGCGCGGCTGCGCAAGCGGCCCGAGGTGAAGAGCATCTTCGTCGACGGCGGACGGGTGCCGCCCGGGACGCAGGAAGTTCGCCGCGCTGCGCTGATCATCAATTACACGCCGAAGGCCGATCGCAAGATAACCCAGCGGCAGCTCGAACTCGAGATCGGCCAGGAACTGGAGAACGTTCCCGATATTCGGTTCTGGTTCCTCGACGAAAACGGCTTGCGCGCGATTTCGCTGGTCGTCACCGGTGTCGACAGCAACATCGTCAACAACGTCGCCAGCGAGCTGGCGACGCAGATGAAGCGGATTCCGATCATCGCCAACGTGATTTCGGAAACCTCGCTCGACCGGCCCGAACTGCGCATCCGGCCGCGGGCAGAACTGGCGGCAAGGCTTGGCGTCTCCACCGAAAGCCTGTCGCAGACGATCCGCGTGGCCACCATCGGCGACGTCGGTCCGGCATTGGCGAAATTCGATGCCGGCGACCGTCAGGTGCCGATCCGCGTCCAGCTCGAGGACAGCGCGCGCAGCGATCTGCAGATGCTGCAGCAATTGCGGGTGCCGCTCGGCCAGCGCGGCGAACGCGGCGGCGTGCCGCTGTCGGTTGTCGCCGACATCCAGCTCGATCAGGGGCCGACCAGCATCAACCGTTACGATCGCGAACGGCAGGCAACTGTCGCCGCCGATCTCGTCGGCAACGCAGCGCTCGGCGACGCCACCAAGATGATCTACGAACTGCCAGTCATGAAGAGCCTGCCGAAAGGCGTGAAGGTGAGCCCATCGGGCGACGC contains these protein-coding regions:
- a CDS encoding caspase family protein, with product MKTRLVLFFSLFFAVASVAPSFAAGERYALVIGNAKYPDAEAPLKEPINDARDIAEELKRDGFNVDIGENLTGEQMRRAFERLYAKIKPGSVALIFFSGFGVQSSRQSYMIPVDAQIWTEPDVRRDGFSLETVLGEINSRGAGVKIALIDASRRNPFERRFRSFSAGLAPVIAPNGTLVMYSAALSSVVSDNGSDRSLFVKELLKEIRTPDLMAEETLNRTRVGVTRASRQEQVPWISSSLAEDFSFIPSGTGPRPASPPPAPVAAAPPPPPAPAPAPPPPAPAPATPQVAAPAPPPAPPPPAPTKPVEAAIPPPPPPAKPVESPSPTVLALADDPTIKSLTTKLNDNPDDAAALYRRGQVYASKGAYELAIKDFNNSLRLNPKDVEAYNNRCWARTVIGDLQAALKDCNEALRLRPNFVDALDSRGLVNLKSGQNKNAIADFDAALKINPRLTSSLYGRGLAKKRNGSISEGDLDINNAKAMDPNIVKEFADYGVQ
- a CDS encoding efflux RND transporter permease subunit — encoded protein: MALNISAWSIRNPLPSIVFSIILLVLGWVSFTKLAVTRLPSADIPVISVAVAQFGAAPAELEAQVTKTIEDGVSGVEGVRHISSSITDGLSVTTIQFALETNTDRALNDVKDAVTRVRANLPQNVNEPLIQRVDVIGLPIVTYAAISPGKTPEQLSYFVDDVVKRALQGVRGVAQVERIGGVEREILVSLDPDRLQAAGLTAVNVSQILRGTNVDLAGGRAEIGKNDQAIRTLAGAKTLNELAGTMIPLFGGGEVRLDDLGTVTDTIADRRTFARFNGEPVVALGIKRSKGASDVVVAAAVQKRIDALKVAYPDVDLKLIDTSVDFTKGNYDAAISTLFEGAILAVIVVLLFLRDIRATIIAAISLPLSIFPAFWAMDLLGFSLNLVSFLAITLSTGILVDDAIVEIENIVRHIRMGKSPYRAALEAADEIGLAVIAISLTIIAIFAPASFMSGIAGQFFKQFGITVSVQVFFSLLAARFVTPVLAAYFLKDHPHDDPPPGRILQTYAKLVTWSVKHYFITVLIGFGVFAASIWSITLLPQGFLPAQDTARSLLAMELPPGSQLAYTEKVTEEIVARLRKRPEVKSIFVDGGRVPPGTQEVRRAALIINYTPKADRKITQRQLELEIGQELENVPDIRFWFLDENGLRAISLVVTGVDSNIVNNVASELATQMKRIPIIANVISETSLDRPELRIRPRAELAARLGVSTESLSQTIRVATIGDVGPALAKFDAGDRQVPIRVQLEDSARSDLQMLQQLRVPLGQRGERGGVPLSVVADIQLDQGPTSINRYDRERQATVAADLVGNAALGDATKMIYELPVMKSLPKGVKVSPSGDAESLNELSEGFATAITAGLMMVYAVLVLLFGTFLQPITILFSLPLSIGGAIVALLLTGKQLTTPVWIGILMLMGIVTKNAIMLVEFAVEAIREGKKREDAMIDAGMKRARPIVMTTIAMAAGMMPSALAFGAGGEFRSPMALAVIGGLIFSTILSLVFVPAMFMVMDDLGALCWRFGQKLLVSSGETETGDHGSDHKEPPAKGPPSAPPAMWPAAK
- a CDS encoding efflux RND transporter periplasmic adaptor subunit; the protein is MKFSEYLKPALGTAFVAVVAVGYYWFEHRPRAEPKDTPGQALVIVTKSTNACFSDMVRVTGFIVPRREAQVGVDQEGSRVTDLFVKEGDTVTENQEMARLTAPPQMPGAPAGRPGPVSLRAPAAGLVTEARTAIGAPASPQAGPMFRISVNNEIELEAEVPSVHLLKLNPGATVRISRDDAPDVVGKVRQISPQIDRTTQLGKVRISLNNNPSLKVGMFARANIDAKRSCGVAVPRTAIDRLTLQVVKGNTIETRKVRVGLTSETSTEILEGLDVGEIVVADAGTSLHDGDQVKTMFADELERTRAR
- a CDS encoding OmpA family protein, which gives rise to MANFSATKTLTAIVSVAALGTAVCLSAGTALAQDKNVTEDQIVRALAPEKKPLTRGLSVGPQTTVDPTVSAAESKFVQKIRGRSTRSLSTAEREEIAAIVKDKPKIDLEINFDYNSADISAKSLPSVQALGRALTNNDLKGSTFVVAGHTDAAGGEAYNQDLSERRADSIKRYLVDKYGINGTDLVTVGYGKSKLKDPGQPLAEVNRRVQVVNMENKATASAK
- a CDS encoding N-acyl homoserine lactonase family protein, which gives rise to MGNAYEIYALRYATMSPRTPRLNFLVPDPHETTAQDLDYFVWLIRGGGRDILVDTGFNAEEAKARARKLTLNPVDALAGFGVAADAIRDVIVTHLHYDHAGNLDRFPNARFHLQEREMSYATGRCMCNGMLRHPFSVEHVTTMVRHVYGERVTFHSGDGEIAPGVTVHRVGGHSDGLQVVRVETARGPVVLASDAAHYYANLHKRSPFPIVYNVGDMAQGWETVERLAGHPDRFIPGHDPIVSEIYPRASDKVDAFALHLAPSRSFAK